AGGAAGCCGTAGAGGGGGGAGAGAGAAACAATGGCCGATACAAGTGCGGAAGGCACATCCTACAGTGCATTAGAGCGATTTCTAATTTGGTTTGTCATTCCTTTTGTATTTACGGCGGTTCTGCTCTTCGTTTTGCTGTCGATCTTCGATTATGACATCAAGAGCAGCATACAAAATGCTTTGCATAATACACCAGTGATTGGTAAGGTTGTACCTGCTCCGAAAGAGAAGGCTTCTGCTGCCGATACTGATAAATCTAAAGGTGCGGAAGAAAGTGCGAAGTCCAAAGATGAAGAGATAACAAAGCTAAATGCTCGAATTACGGAGCTCGAAACTGCGCTCCAACAATCGGACGCAACTACTCAACAGAAAGATCAGTCTTTAAAGGATGCTGAAGCTAAAGCTGCTGATTTGGAAGAAAAGTTGAAAGACAAGACTCAAACGGAAGAAGAATACAAGAATAAAATTACGGAGTTGGCTAACCTGTACGCGAGCATGTCACCAAGTAAAGCTGCCCCGATTATGCAAAATTTAACACCGAAGGAAATGGTGCTTGTCTTCTCCATGATGAAGTCGGACAGCCGCGGCGCTATTCTTGAGAAAATGGACCCGAAGGTTGCCGCTGAAGCATCTATCGGTCTAAAAGATGTAGTTCCGGTCAAAGACCAGGAGATTGCAGCACTGCAAGAAAGATTGAAGATTAACGGTAGTTCGGACACGACACAAGCATCGACATCCGTCAGCAAAGCCGATTTAGGTCAAACATTTGGAAATATGACTCCAAAAAGTGCTTCCAATGTACTGTTAGAAATGTATAAGTCTAGTCCAGAGAAGGTAATTACAATCCTTAGTGGAATGGACAATACATCGCGATCAAAAGTAATGTCGGCATTGTCAGATGCTAATAAAGAGGTCGCAGCAGCTATTACCTCCAAGCTGGCACAGTAAGCTCGGCTTTAAGCATATTGAAAGGAGGTGAGAAGAAAATGGACGTACAAATGTCGATAGCGCCTAGTACACCAACTACAAGCAGTGGAGGTTCAGCTTCGGCTAAGACGAGTGCACAACCAGGAACAACGGATGCATTCTCGCAGC
This genomic window from Paenibacillus hexagrammi contains:
- a CDS encoding MotE family protein, translating into MADTSAEGTSYSALERFLIWFVIPFVFTAVLLFVLLSIFDYDIKSSIQNALHNTPVIGKVVPAPKEKASAADTDKSKGAEESAKSKDEEITKLNARITELETALQQSDATTQQKDQSLKDAEAKAADLEEKLKDKTQTEEEYKNKITELANLYASMSPSKAAPIMQNLTPKEMVLVFSMMKSDSRGAILEKMDPKVAAEASIGLKDVVPVKDQEIAALQERLKINGSSDTTQASTSVSKADLGQTFGNMTPKSASNVLLEMYKSSPEKVITILSGMDNTSRSKVMSALSDANKEVAAAITSKLAQ